The window GAACAGCAGTATTTCGACTACTTTTTGAAAGGTGCACCAATGCCTGTCTGGATGGCCAAAGGTGTACCCGCTGTGGATAAAGGTAAAGATTGGGGCCTTGAGTTGGTAAAGCCCCTCTAAATCTCCCTTCAATGCTATTAAGTTAAGAGAAACAGAAGCGAAAAAAAATATCGAACACCGAATTCCGAATATCCAACACCGAAGTTTTTCCTTCATTATTCGAAACTGGGCATTCGGTGTTCGATATTAAATTGGCCGCAATTCCTTAACCTAATAGCATTAAACCTCCCCTTAAGCGGCGGCTTTTCATTTTATATTTTACAAATTGCCGTCCTGGTGAAAATACGGGGGGGCGTGAAAACAACAAAGCCGGATTGATTAGTCCGGCTTTGTTGTTTTATATAAAGAGTTGATTATATATCTCTGTTTGCATCCCATTTCTCCAGGTAGTCGGCCACGCGACGTACAAATGAGCCTCCTAAGGCACCATCAACAACCCTATGGTCATATGATAATGACAGGAACATCATGTGGCGGATGGCAATTACGTCACCTTGTGGGGTTTCAATTACCGCTGGCTTTTTCTTGATGGTGCCAACCGCCAGTATAGCTACCTGCGGCTGGTTTATAATTGGCGTGCCCATCACATTGCCAAACGAACCTACGTTGGTTATTGTAAATGTACCGTCCCTAACATCATCCGGTAATAATTTACCAGTACGGGCGCGATTAGCCAGATCGTTAACTGCTTTGGTAATGCCCAGCAAGTTCAACTCATCGGCTTTCTTAATCACCGGCACTATCAGGTTGCCACTTGGCAAAGCGGTTGCCATACTGATATTGATGGCTGCCTTTTTAATGATTTGCGTACCGTTAACCGTTACGTTAATCATCGGAAAATCCTTGATCGCCTTAACTACGGCCTCGATAAATATCGGTGTAAAGGTTATTTTTTCGTTCTCGCGTTTTTCAAAACTACCTTTCACCTTTTCGCGCCATAAAACCAGTCCCGTTACATCAGCCTCAACAAATGAGGTAACGTGCGGCGAGGTTTGCTTGCTCATCACCATATGGTCGGCAATCAGGCGGCGCATCCTATCCATTTCGATAATCTCATCGGCACCAGAAACCGAGCTTAATGACGGCGTTGGCTTTGCCTGTGCAGCCTCTACTTTGGGCTCGCTTGCATTTACACGCTCCGCTAGCGGTTCTGCTTTGGGTGGCGCTGTTACTTCTGGTTCCTTAACAGGTTCAGGCGCTGGACTTGCAGCGACAGGCTCCTCGGCAGTTACTACATCGTTTAAAGTATCCGGCTGGCTTATCGTACTTTCTTCAGGTAACACAGCGTTTGGTGGCTCAACAGTTGTTTCCGGAGCTTCAGCAACGGGTTGTACTATGCTATGGGTATTGCTTTCGGCAGGAGCAAAAGATTGTACAGGAGCCTCTGCTTTCTGCGCTGCCGGGGAGTTCTTATACTGAATATAACTTAACAGATCATCTTTGGTTAAACGGCCTTCAGAACCGGTACCGGGAATACGATCAAGTTCGTCAATGCTGATATTCTCCTGGCTGGCGATGTTGCGTACCAAAGGCGAGTAAAACCGTCCCTCACCTTTAAAATTCTGATCGTAAGGCGATGGTGCCTGGGGTTCAAGCTGTGCAATTCCAGGGATATCAACAGGTGTCGCTATATCGGGTTGATGCTCTGTAACCTCTTGGTTTTCAATCACAGGCGCTGGTGCATCATACCTAACCTCGTTAAACGGCGTATATTCCTTAAAATCGGTCTGACTTTCTTCAACAGGAGCAGATTCTGCTACATGAGGTACTTCAATGGAAGGAATTGTTGTTTCAACTTCAGGAGCTAATTGAGCCTCCGGGGCGGCAGTTGCAGTTTCCGGTTCGTCAGTTTCAATAATGGCAATTATCGCCCCTACCTGCACTACATCGTTTTCCTGGTATAACTGCTCTATTAATTTACCGGCAACGGGTGATGGCACATCAGAATCAACTTTATCAGTCGCAATCTCCATTACTGCTTCGTCGGCATCAACGCGATCTCCTGGATTTTTGTTCCATTTAATTACGGTTGCCTCCGCAACACTTTCACCCATTTTTGGCAATAATAGTTGATATTTGGCCATAGATACAAATTATACTTTACGCACAAAATTATGCATTTTGAAGCTTAATCTGCAACATCTGTTAGTAAAGTATTCAACATCGACAATGCCGTTACAGCGCTCCTTTCGATGTTTTGCTGCCTTTTATTGCCAAATGTGTATTTCTTTACTAACAGTTTACCCATGCCCGAAACCGCAATCCACACAGTACCAACCGGTTTATCTTCAGTGCCTCCATCAGGGCCGGCTATGCCTGTTATGGATATGGCAAAATCCGACTTGAAATTTAATAATGCGCCTTCTACCATTTCTTTTACAGTTTGCTCACTTACGGCTCCAAAAGCTGCCAAAGTTTCTGGTTTTACCCCAAGTATATGCTCTTTCAACTCGTACGAATACACAATTCCTCCTCCAAAAAACACTTTTGACGAACCGGCGTGCTGGGTAAAAAGATGAGAAAGGTATCCCCCGGTACAGCTTTCGGCCACCGATAAAGTAAGCCCTTTTTCGGCCATTTTGTTCAGGATCGCTTTTTCTAAAGGGATATCTTCGGCAACAACAAAAACACGGCCTATACGCTCAATAATTTTTCCGGCAAATTCGTCAACTCCCTTTTGCATCAAGGCAACATCATCGCCAAAAGCACTCAACCGCAACCTAACCTGGCCCAATTTGGGTAAATAAGCCAGCTTAATGTATGGTGGCAAAGCATCTTCAATGTCTGCTATTCTTTCGGCCAAAAATGATTCGCCTTCTCCAACTGTTAAAAGTGTTTTATGAATGATGGATGGAAGTGTAAGTGTATTCTTCAACTTCGGTATTACGCCATCTTCCATCATATACATCATCTCGAACGGCACCCCCGGCATCGATACATATATCACCCCGTCATGATTAAACCACATACCCGGCGCTGTACCGTTTTTGTTTAATATGATTTCGCAATTTGCCGGCACTTGCGCCTGTAACTTGTTTACTTCAAGTAATGGCCGGTTATATTTAGCAAAAATGCGCGCCACATTTTCCAACGCATCTTTATCCTCCATCATACCAACCCCAAAGTACTCGGCTAATGTTTTTTTGGTTATATCGTCCTTTGTCGGCCCCAATCCACCGGTTATAAAAATAACCTTCGCGCGGGCAGCGGC is drawn from Mucilaginibacter ginsenosidivorax and contains these coding sequences:
- a CDS encoding competence/damage-inducible protein A: MLAEIITIGDEILIGQIVDTNSAWMAKELNKIGVRVKQISSVSDDKEHILKALAEAAARAKVIFITGGLGPTKDDITKKTLAEYFGVGMMEDKDALENVARIFAKYNRPLLEVNKLQAQVPANCEIILNKNGTAPGMWFNHDGVIYVSMPGVPFEMMYMMEDGVIPKLKNTLTLPSIIHKTLLTVGEGESFLAERIADIEDALPPYIKLAYLPKLGQVRLRLSAFGDDVALMQKGVDEFAGKIIERIGRVFVVAEDIPLEKAILNKMAEKGLTLSVAESCTGGYLSHLFTQHAGSSKVFFGGGIVYSYELKEHILGVKPETLAAFGAVSEQTVKEMVEGALLNFKSDFAISITGIAGPDGGTEDKPVGTVWIAVSGMGKLLVKKYTFGNKRQQNIERSAVTALSMLNTLLTDVAD
- a CDS encoding dihydrolipoamide acetyltransferase family protein, producing MAKYQLLLPKMGESVAEATVIKWNKNPGDRVDADEAVMEIATDKVDSDVPSPVAGKLIEQLYQENDVVQVGAIIAIIETDEPETATAAPEAQLAPEVETTIPSIEVPHVAESAPVEESQTDFKEYTPFNEVRYDAPAPVIENQEVTEHQPDIATPVDIPGIAQLEPQAPSPYDQNFKGEGRFYSPLVRNIASQENISIDELDRIPGTGSEGRLTKDDLLSYIQYKNSPAAQKAEAPVQSFAPAESNTHSIVQPVAEAPETTVEPPNAVLPEESTISQPDTLNDVVTAEEPVAASPAPEPVKEPEVTAPPKAEPLAERVNASEPKVEAAQAKPTPSLSSVSGADEIIEMDRMRRLIADHMVMSKQTSPHVTSFVEADVTGLVLWREKVKGSFEKRENEKITFTPIFIEAVVKAIKDFPMINVTVNGTQIIKKAAINISMATALPSGNLIVPVIKKADELNLLGITKAVNDLANRARTGKLLPDDVRDGTFTITNVGSFGNVMGTPIINQPQVAILAVGTIKKKPAVIETPQGDVIAIRHMMFLSLSYDHRVVDGALGGSFVRRVADYLEKWDANRDI